A single region of the Streptomyces virginiae genome encodes:
- a CDS encoding C40 family peptidase, translating to MSHTAHIPSHRKPRRSASKLAVRAGVAGGVLSTLAMAGTASASPSAEPVAETTLEMPVLNLDLGADVSSAVTVAAENTRLAAVEGELTAQEESARTGAAAEAKQAKEEAQKKADAEKAEKTAKAEADRKAEAERSSRSSGSERTTLKSTAAPQGSGTVSAPATGSAAAIVNFARAQVGKAYVMGGTGPSSFDCSGLVQAAYRQAGISLPRMSQAQSSAGTSVSLSALQPGDILYWGSKGSAYHVAIYVGGGKFVGAQNPSTGIVERNLSYDKPTGAVRVL from the coding sequence ATGTCCCACACCGCTCACATACCCAGCCACCGGAAGCCCCGCCGTAGCGCCTCGAAGCTCGCGGTCCGCGCCGGAGTTGCCGGTGGCGTCCTCAGCACCCTGGCCATGGCCGGCACCGCGAGCGCGTCCCCGTCCGCAGAGCCCGTGGCCGAGACGACGCTCGAAATGCCGGTCCTCAACCTGGACCTGGGAGCCGACGTCTCCTCCGCCGTCACCGTGGCCGCCGAGAACACCCGTCTCGCGGCCGTCGAAGGCGAACTGACCGCCCAGGAGGAGAGCGCCCGTACCGGCGCCGCCGCCGAGGCGAAGCAGGCCAAGGAAGAAGCCCAGAAGAAGGCCGACGCCGAGAAGGCCGAGAAGACCGCGAAGGCGGAGGCCGACCGCAAGGCCGAGGCCGAGCGTTCGAGCCGCAGCTCCGGCTCCGAGCGCACGACGCTCAAGAGCACCGCCGCCCCGCAGGGCTCCGGCACCGTCTCCGCCCCGGCCACCGGCTCCGCCGCGGCCATCGTCAACTTCGCCCGCGCACAGGTCGGCAAGGCGTACGTGATGGGCGGCACCGGCCCGTCCTCGTTCGACTGCTCCGGTCTCGTGCAGGCCGCCTACCGCCAGGCCGGCATCAGCCTGCCGCGCATGTCCCAGGCTCAGTCCTCGGCCGGCACCTCCGTGTCGCTGAGCGCCCTGCAGCCGGGCGACATCCTGTACTGGGGCTCCAAGGGCAGCGCGTACCACGTCGCCATCTACGTCGGCGGCGGCAAGTTCGTCGGCGCGCAGAACCCCAGCACCGGCATCGTCGAGCGCAACCTCAGCTACGACAAGCCGACGGGCGCCGTCCGCGTCCTCTGA
- a CDS encoding NADH-quinone oxidoreductase subunit A, whose translation MNAYAPILVLGALGAGFAIFSVVMATLIGPKRYNRAKLEAYECGIEPTPMPAGGGRFPIKYYLTAMLFIVFDIEVVFLYPWAVTFDSLGIFGLVEMLLFVLTVFVAYAYVWRRGGLEWD comes from the coding sequence GTGAATGCGTACGCGCCCATCCTCGTGCTCGGCGCCCTCGGCGCAGGGTTTGCGATCTTCTCCGTGGTCATGGCCACGCTGATCGGCCCAAAACGGTACAACCGGGCGAAGCTTGAAGCCTACGAGTGCGGCATCGAGCCGACGCCGATGCCGGCCGGTGGCGGCCGCTTCCCCATCAAGTACTACCTGACGGCGATGCTCTTCATCGTCTTCGACATCGAGGTTGTCTTCCTCTACCCCTGGGCCGTCACCTTCGACTCCCTGGGGATCTTCGGGCTCGTCGAGATGCTGCTCTTCGTGCTCACCGTCTTCGTCGCCTACGCCTACGTGTGGCGCCGCGGCGGCCTGGAATGGGACTGA
- a CDS encoding NuoB/complex I 20 kDa subunit family protein — protein MGLEEKLPSGFLLTTVEQAAGWVRKSSVFPATFGLACCAIEMMTTGAGRYDLARFGMEVFRGSPRQADLMIVAGRVSQKMAPVLRQVYDQMPAPKWVISMGVCASSGGMFNNYAIVQGVDHIVPVDIYLPGCPPRPEMLMDAILKLHQKIQGGKLGVNREEAAREAEEAALKALPTIEMKGLLR, from the coding sequence ATGGGACTGGAAGAGAAGCTGCCGAGCGGCTTTCTGCTGACCACCGTCGAACAGGCCGCGGGATGGGTGCGCAAGTCGTCCGTCTTCCCGGCCACCTTCGGTCTGGCCTGCTGCGCCATCGAGATGATGACCACCGGAGCGGGCCGGTACGACCTGGCCCGCTTCGGCATGGAGGTCTTCCGCGGCTCCCCGCGCCAGGCCGATCTGATGATCGTGGCCGGGCGGGTCAGCCAGAAGATGGCGCCGGTGCTGCGGCAGGTGTACGACCAGATGCCCGCTCCCAAATGGGTCATCTCCATGGGGGTTTGCGCATCTTCGGGCGGAATGTTCAACAACTACGCGATCGTCCAGGGCGTCGACCACATCGTGCCGGTGGACATCTACCTGCCCGGCTGCCCGCCCCGCCCCGAGATGCTGATGGACGCGATCCTCAAGCTCCACCAGAAGATCCAGGGCGGAAAGCTCGGCGTGAACCGGGAAGAAGCGGCCCGTGAGGCGGAGGAGGCGGCCCTCAAGGCCCTCCCCACCATCGAGATGAAGGGGCTGCTCCGGTGA
- a CDS encoding NADH-quinone oxidoreductase subunit D, which translates to MSTSNNASADHAAARETTEGTVYTVTGGDWDEIVRSAAKADDERIVVNMGPQHPSTHGVLRLILEIDGETVTEARCGIGYLHTGIEKNLEFRNWTQGTTFVTRMDYLTPFFNETAYCLGVEKLLGITDQIPDRATVIRVLLMELNRLSSHLVCIATGGMELGATTIMIYGFRDRELILDIFELITGLRMNHAFVRPGGLAQDLPPGAVDQLREFVKTMKKNLPEYDKLATGNPIFKARMQDVGYLDLTGCMALGATGPILRSAGLPHDLRKSDPYCGYENYEFDVPTTESCDSYGRFLIRLEEMRQSLRIVEQCLERLEPGPVMVADKKIAWPAQLAMGPDGLGNSLDHIRNIMGTSMEALIHHFKLVTEGFRVPAGQAYAAVESPKGELGVHVVSDGGTRPYRVHFRDPSFTNLQAMAAMCEGGQVADVIVAVASIDPVMGGVDR; encoded by the coding sequence ATGTCCACGTCAAACAACGCCTCCGCCGATCACGCCGCCGCGCGCGAGACGACCGAGGGCACCGTCTACACCGTCACCGGCGGCGACTGGGACGAGATCGTCCGGTCCGCGGCCAAGGCCGACGACGAGCGGATCGTCGTCAACATGGGTCCGCAGCACCCGTCCACCCACGGAGTGCTGCGCCTGATCCTGGAGATCGACGGCGAGACGGTCACCGAGGCCCGCTGCGGCATCGGGTACCTGCACACCGGCATCGAGAAGAACCTCGAATTCCGGAACTGGACGCAGGGCACCACCTTCGTGACGCGCATGGACTACCTGACGCCGTTCTTCAACGAGACGGCGTACTGCCTCGGCGTCGAGAAGCTCCTCGGCATCACCGACCAGATCCCGGACCGCGCCACCGTCATCCGCGTCCTGCTGATGGAACTCAACCGGCTCTCCTCCCACCTGGTGTGCATCGCCACCGGCGGCATGGAGCTGGGCGCGACCACGATCATGATCTACGGCTTCCGCGACCGCGAGCTGATCCTCGACATCTTCGAGCTGATCACCGGACTGCGCATGAACCACGCGTTCGTCCGCCCCGGCGGCCTCGCGCAGGACCTGCCCCCGGGCGCCGTCGACCAGCTGCGCGAGTTCGTCAAGACCATGAAGAAGAACCTGCCGGAGTACGACAAGCTCGCCACCGGCAACCCCATCTTCAAGGCCCGCATGCAGGACGTCGGCTACCTCGACCTCACCGGCTGCATGGCGCTCGGCGCCACCGGCCCGATCCTGCGCTCCGCCGGCCTGCCGCACGACCTGCGCAAGTCGGACCCGTACTGCGGCTACGAGAACTACGAGTTCGACGTGCCGACCACCGAGAGCTGCGACTCCTACGGGCGCTTCCTGATCCGCCTGGAGGAGATGCGCCAGTCGCTGCGGATCGTCGAGCAGTGCCTGGAGCGCCTGGAGCCCGGACCGGTGATGGTCGCCGACAAGAAGATCGCCTGGCCGGCGCAGCTCGCCATGGGCCCCGACGGCCTCGGCAACTCGCTCGACCACATCAGGAACATCATGGGCACCTCCATGGAGGCCCTCATCCACCACTTCAAGCTGGTGACCGAGGGCTTCCGGGTCCCGGCCGGCCAGGCGTACGCGGCCGTCGAGTCCCCCAAGGGCGAGCTCGGCGTGCACGTCGTCTCCGACGGCGGCACCCGCCCCTACCGGGTCCACTTCCGCGACCCGTCCTTCACCAACCTGCAGGCCATGGCAGCGATGTGCGAGGGCGGCCAGGTCGCCGACGTCATCGTCGCCGTCGCCTCCATCGACCCCGTGATGGGAGGCGTCGACCGATGA
- the nuoE gene encoding NADH-quinone oxidoreductase subunit NuoE, whose amino-acid sequence MTASPSNQGVSLGMPQLPAPDFPAEVRERLEADAKEVIARYPDSRSALLPLLHLTQSVEGYVSRTGIRFCAEVLGLTTAEVTAVATFYTMYRRGPSGDYQVGVCTNTLCAVMGGDAIFEELKEHLGVGNNETTPDGKVTLEHIECNAACDFAPVVMVNWEFFDNQTPQSAKAMVDDLLAGREVSPTRGAPLCTYKETARILAGFPDEREGAVEATGGAGPASLIGLRIARGESAHTPIVHPRGEATTEGGE is encoded by the coding sequence ATGACCGCCAGTCCTTCGAACCAAGGGGTCTCGCTGGGCATGCCCCAGCTGCCGGCCCCCGACTTTCCGGCGGAGGTACGCGAGCGCCTCGAAGCCGACGCCAAGGAAGTCATCGCGCGCTACCCCGACAGCCGCTCCGCGCTGCTGCCGCTGCTGCACCTGACCCAGTCCGTCGAGGGCTACGTCTCGCGCACCGGCATCCGGTTCTGCGCCGAGGTGCTGGGCCTGACCACCGCCGAGGTCACGGCCGTGGCGACCTTCTACACGATGTACCGGCGGGGGCCCTCCGGCGACTACCAGGTCGGCGTCTGTACGAACACCCTGTGCGCGGTGATGGGCGGCGACGCCATCTTCGAGGAGCTCAAGGAGCACCTCGGCGTCGGCAACAACGAGACCACCCCCGACGGCAAGGTCACCCTCGAACACATCGAGTGCAACGCGGCCTGCGACTTCGCCCCCGTGGTGATGGTCAACTGGGAGTTCTTCGACAACCAGACCCCCCAGTCCGCCAAGGCCATGGTCGACGACCTGCTGGCCGGCCGCGAGGTCTCGCCGACCCGGGGCGCCCCGCTGTGCACGTACAAGGAGACCGCCCGGATCCTGGCCGGCTTCCCGGACGAGCGCGAGGGCGCGGTCGAGGCGACCGGCGGCGCCGGCCCCGCCTCCCTGATCGGGCTGCGCATCGCGCGCGGCGAATCCGCGCACACCCCGATCGTCCACCCGCGCGGCGAGGCCACCACCGAGGGAGGGGAGTGA